Proteins encoded in a region of the Rhizobium sp. CC-YZS058 genome:
- a CDS encoding beta family protein, whose amino-acid sequence MSHAMYYPCLSTKAFELLAYERASEDVKDRCFPVVTLTRHRNAESFAEAAAALLDALAGRGAIVDFDSTPAAITSAAEAEQERRRRSAELVRLGGVPIRERSERQLASDQRQRDRKEAFNTHLRMLADEVEGPLQWIRIVAGLDNLLPCIRMTTPEGIARQISVASELGRCAALRIRLKEPGEPTLFLRALPLIGYWPPAGMILLIDAGYVRNRVPANVDQISSFLAQVRQQMGQDFERLPVVVLSNSFPKDSLKDHPEEIIMDEISLHRLVGRSWSVGYGDYMSVAKRPPGSGSNGWYPHVDLVKPESWQVKLDLNKDDPQGFIRSSQALVRDPSWAGRERCWGTQVIEAVAGGNLRVGPTAFTVPGPWLSVRANQHLSRMARR is encoded by the coding sequence ATGTCTCATGCGATGTATTACCCTTGCCTGAGTACCAAGGCGTTCGAGCTTCTCGCCTACGAGAGGGCATCTGAAGACGTGAAGGACCGCTGCTTCCCAGTCGTCACACTGACACGTCACCGTAACGCGGAGAGTTTCGCGGAAGCTGCCGCGGCCCTCCTCGATGCCCTAGCGGGCCGAGGTGCCATCGTTGATTTCGATTCCACGCCGGCGGCCATCACCTCCGCAGCCGAGGCGGAACAGGAGCGGCGGAGGCGCAGCGCAGAGTTGGTTAGGCTGGGCGGCGTTCCGATCCGAGAGAGGAGTGAAAGGCAGCTTGCCTCGGATCAGAGGCAACGCGACCGCAAGGAGGCATTTAATACGCATCTACGAATGCTTGCCGACGAGGTCGAGGGGCCGCTTCAGTGGATTCGCATCGTGGCAGGTTTGGACAACCTGCTCCCCTGCATTCGCATGACAACGCCGGAGGGGATCGCACGGCAGATTTCCGTCGCATCCGAACTGGGCCGTTGCGCAGCATTGCGTATCCGACTGAAGGAACCCGGAGAACCAACTCTGTTCCTGCGCGCCTTGCCACTTATCGGCTACTGGCCGCCGGCAGGCATGATCCTGCTAATCGATGCGGGGTATGTACGGAATCGTGTTCCCGCGAATGTCGACCAGATCAGTTCGTTCCTGGCTCAGGTGAGGCAGCAGATGGGACAGGATTTCGAACGTCTACCAGTCGTCGTGCTCTCGAACAGCTTCCCGAAGGATTCGCTGAAGGATCATCCGGAAGAGATCATCATGGACGAGATCTCGCTTCATCGTCTTGTGGGGCGATCGTGGAGTGTCGGCTACGGCGACTACATGTCGGTCGCCAAACGCCCGCCAGGCTCTGGCAGCAATGGATGGTACCCCCATGTGGATCTAGTCAAACCTGAAAGCTGGCAGGTCAAGCTCGACCTCAACAAGGACGATCCCCAAGGTTTCATCCGCTCTTCCCAAGCTCTCGTTCGAGATCCGTCTTGGGCGGGCAGGGAGAGGTGCTGGGGAACGCAGGTCATCGAAGCTGTCGCCGGGGGAAACCTTCGCGTGGGGCCGACCGCCTTCACAGTGCCCGGCCCATGGCTTTCGGTCAGAGCGAACCAGCATCTTTCGAGGATGGCCCGCAGATGA
- a CDS encoding polyprenyl synthetase family protein: protein MVKPIPLQNVSRPEEGESESVFWRDDRTPEQENRKITKDLTLEIENRLRVLLDTSDYTPPNLAAAMRHALLGGGKRFRPLHFVLTILQPAHRGLAVDVGCAIEMVHTASLIFDDLPCMDDAALRRDKPTTHVVFSQSTAILAGISPLTRGMNILATIEGLPGEARARLVASLSLAVGATGLAAGQEVDLNDGQSPEIDVERKNWLKTGRLFAAMAEMACILDQRSSDQSEALAEMAFHVGSAFQALDDLLDVLALTQSLGKDSGKDIGKRTLMSERGEANTRRSYYSHIGFATSALRRCGVEDGPICYMFRSIDRLVPP from the coding sequence ATGGTGAAACCTATTCCTCTGCAGAATGTCTCGAGGCCGGAAGAGGGCGAAAGCGAAAGCGTTTTCTGGCGGGACGACCGAACTCCGGAACAAGAAAACCGAAAGATTACCAAAGACCTGACGCTCGAGATCGAGAACCGCCTGCGGGTACTTCTCGACACTTCGGACTATACGCCGCCGAACCTCGCCGCCGCCATGCGGCATGCCTTACTCGGTGGCGGCAAGCGTTTCCGTCCGCTGCACTTCGTCCTCACCATACTCCAACCGGCGCACCGGGGGCTGGCAGTTGATGTCGGATGCGCGATCGAGATGGTTCACACCGCCTCGCTTATCTTCGATGATCTTCCCTGCATGGACGATGCTGCTCTGCGCCGTGACAAGCCGACGACGCATGTCGTCTTCAGCCAGTCAACCGCAATCTTGGCCGGCATTTCCCCTCTTACCCGCGGCATGAACATTCTGGCAACCATCGAGGGCCTGCCCGGCGAGGCCCGCGCCCGCCTGGTCGCCTCTCTCAGTCTCGCTGTCGGCGCTACCGGCCTCGCCGCTGGACAGGAAGTCGATCTCAACGACGGACAAAGCCCCGAGATCGATGTTGAGCGCAAGAACTGGCTGAAAACTGGACGCCTCTTCGCCGCCATGGCGGAGATGGCATGTATTCTCGACCAACGCTCGTCGGATCAGTCGGAAGCGCTGGCGGAAATGGCCTTTCACGTCGGCTCCGCCTTCCAAGCGCTCGACGACCTGCTGGACGTGCTCGCGCTGACCCAATCGCTCGGCAAGGACAGCGGCAAGGATATCGGCAAGCGAACCTTGATGAGCGAACGCGGGGAAGCCAACACACGGCGTTCATATTATTCGCATATCGGGTTCGCGACCTCGGCACTGAGACGCTGTGGCGTCGAGGACGGGCCGATCTGCTATATGTTCCGCTCGATCGACCGACTGGTCCCGCCATGA
- a CDS encoding FAD-dependent monooxygenase, with protein MDDQDTQHIDTDVLIIGAGPIGLTTACALAHHGVRFRIIEKAHGISGASKGHNVIARAQELLGSIGVLDPISDKSYRAPFTQFFLDQVPFARLDARGSDSPYEGVLFSNQGVIEQVLTDILAGRGIAVEYGREATAIKQSDDGVSVEVAPVDEDGIRVGGHVFYNCRYLVGCDGAPGTARKAAGLDYEVKEFEGRALRQMDGTLHWRRSTEPHTARFFLFPHGFAGVLPVWEGGHRLFVLEQSEKMPDRKPTREEMVTRAREVTGDQSFDLTDPTWSSYGTFSHGVAPAYAKGRIFLAGDAGHRTLPIGGQGMNAGFLDAVSIAWRLAMTLSGAAGPLILESYGPERHGAHEALGKQQVRGFEQLMHRNKLADGLIGTIAGLVPSIGSYVFGGSDLEQLTVGYPDSFISEDHFSAFNPKRAGALRAGDRAPYAELTDSAGHDVSLFDMFYGNRLSWGWRLLLLDGGDQASHPLLWEAAGTASGVDWISPTIVVADPDACGHHGAETVFDLDGLVHEAFGLAGQSAVVLVRPDGHIAFRCPAKSYTLLAAYLAKISGNPTVAQ; from the coding sequence ATGGACGACCAAGACACGCAACACATCGATACGGATGTCCTTATCATCGGAGCGGGGCCCATCGGCCTGACGACCGCCTGCGCGCTCGCTCATCACGGAGTGCGTTTCCGGATCATCGAGAAGGCGCATGGCATTTCAGGGGCGTCGAAAGGACATAACGTCATCGCCCGCGCCCAGGAGCTTCTCGGCTCCATCGGGGTGCTGGATCCGATCTCCGACAAGTCATACCGAGCGCCGTTCACGCAGTTCTTCCTCGATCAGGTTCCCTTCGCGCGTCTCGACGCACGCGGATCGGACAGTCCATACGAAGGGGTGCTGTTCTCCAACCAGGGCGTGATCGAACAGGTCCTTACCGACATACTGGCAGGGCGCGGGATCGCCGTAGAGTATGGCCGCGAGGCAACCGCGATCAAGCAGAGCGACGACGGTGTCTCGGTGGAGGTCGCTCCCGTGGACGAAGACGGCATCCGGGTCGGTGGCCACGTCTTTTATAACTGTCGCTATCTGGTCGGTTGCGACGGCGCTCCCGGTACCGCGCGCAAGGCGGCCGGTCTCGACTACGAGGTGAAGGAGTTCGAAGGGCGTGCGCTGCGACAGATGGACGGGACGCTGCATTGGCGCAGGTCGACTGAACCGCACACCGCAAGGTTCTTCCTGTTTCCACACGGTTTCGCGGGAGTTCTGCCCGTATGGGAAGGCGGCCACCGACTGTTCGTTCTCGAGCAGAGCGAGAAGATGCCGGATCGCAAGCCGACACGCGAGGAGATGGTGACGAGAGCGCGCGAAGTCACCGGCGATCAGTCATTCGACCTGACGGACCCGACCTGGTCGTCCTACGGCACCTTCAGCCATGGCGTAGCACCGGCCTATGCGAAGGGCCGGATATTCCTCGCCGGAGATGCCGGCCACCGGACGCTGCCGATCGGCGGACAGGGGATGAACGCCGGCTTCCTCGATGCTGTCAGCATCGCATGGCGTCTGGCAATGACACTTTCCGGCGCTGCCGGTCCGCTGATCCTGGAGAGCTATGGGCCGGAGCGGCATGGCGCGCACGAGGCTCTCGGAAAGCAGCAGGTCAGAGGCTTCGAGCAGCTTATGCACCGGAACAAGCTTGCAGACGGCCTCATCGGAACGATCGCCGGATTGGTCCCCAGTATCGGGTCCTACGTGTTCGGTGGCAGCGATCTCGAACAATTGACCGTCGGGTACCCGGACAGCTTCATCAGCGAGGATCATTTCTCGGCGTTCAACCCGAAGCGTGCCGGCGCGCTTCGCGCCGGAGATAGAGCGCCTTACGCCGAGCTGACGGACAGCGCGGGTCATGATGTTTCGCTGTTCGACATGTTCTATGGAAACCGCCTGTCGTGGGGCTGGCGACTGCTTCTCCTCGATGGCGGCGATCAGGCGTCCCATCCGCTTCTATGGGAAGCCGCTGGGACAGCATCAGGAGTCGATTGGATCTCGCCTACCATCGTCGTGGCTGATCCGGACGCCTGTGGTCATCATGGGGCGGAGACGGTCTTCGATCTCGACGGCCTGGTTCACGAAGCGTTCGGCCTGGCAGGCCAGTCTGCCGTCGTGCTTGTCCGACCCGACGGGCATATCGCGTTTCGGTGCCCGGCCAAATCCTACACGCTACTAGCGGCTTATCTAGCAAAGATTTCGGGAAACCCGACCGTCGCTCAGTGA
- a CDS encoding aldo/keto reductase — translation MRYNPLGKTGLFVSELCLGTMTFGQAGGRYAAASGVTQDTVDAVIRRALDAGINFIDTANVYANGQAEEIVGHSLRTLGVARKDVVLATKFEHAIGSGPNDGGGSRVHIVEAVKASLKRLGTDHIDLYQMHGWDPATPVEETLRALDDLVRQGLVRYIGVSNWAAWQVATALGISGSLGNSQFQTYQGYYSLVGRGIEREVVPMIEAHGLGLLVFSPLAGGYLTGKYRDQKGGRRATIPFPPVDDAKGTWVLDVMDGIAAAHGVSHEAVAIAWLRQKPVVTSIITGVKNVDQLNANLAAVDLTLTEQEIDALNKVGASSPEYPGWMLAQGSAARMALLSSGLLPEAH, via the coding sequence ATGCGCTACAACCCTCTAGGCAAAACAGGACTGTTCGTGTCGGAGCTGTGCCTCGGCACGATGACCTTCGGCCAGGCAGGAGGTCGCTACGCCGCCGCAAGCGGCGTGACTCAGGATACCGTCGATGCCGTCATCCGCCGTGCGCTCGACGCCGGGATCAATTTCATCGATACCGCCAACGTCTATGCGAACGGACAGGCCGAGGAGATCGTCGGACATTCGCTCAGGACGCTGGGAGTGGCGCGCAAGGATGTCGTTTTGGCGACGAAGTTCGAACATGCCATCGGTTCCGGACCCAACGACGGCGGCGGATCGCGCGTCCACATCGTGGAGGCGGTCAAGGCCAGCCTCAAGCGGCTCGGAACCGATCATATCGATCTCTATCAGATGCATGGATGGGACCCTGCCACGCCTGTCGAGGAAACGCTCCGCGCGCTCGACGATCTGGTCCGGCAGGGGCTTGTCCGCTACATCGGTGTCTCAAACTGGGCAGCCTGGCAGGTGGCGACCGCGCTCGGGATCTCCGGTTCGCTCGGAAACTCGCAGTTCCAGACCTATCAGGGATACTATTCACTTGTAGGACGCGGGATCGAGCGCGAAGTCGTTCCGATGATCGAGGCCCATGGTCTCGGCCTGCTCGTATTCAGTCCTCTGGCGGGCGGATACCTGACCGGGAAGTATCGCGACCAGAAGGGCGGACGGCGCGCCACCATTCCCTTCCCTCCCGTCGATGATGCGAAGGGCACCTGGGTTCTCGATGTCATGGACGGAATCGCGGCCGCTCATGGAGTGTCGCACGAAGCGGTGGCCATTGCATGGCTCCGGCAGAAGCCGGTTGTCACCAGCATCATCACGGGCGTCAAGAACGTGGATCAGTTGAACGCCAATCTTGCGGCGGTGGACCTGACTCTGACCGAGCAGGAGATCGACGCGCTAAACAAAGTCGGTGCGAGCTCGCCGGAATATCCCGGATGGATGCTCGCACAGGGAAGCGCCGCGCGCATGGCTCTCCTTTCCAGCGGCCTTCTGCCGGAAGCCCACTGA
- a CDS encoding TetR/AcrR family transcriptional regulator translates to MKSPTINEAPSKATDGGVASRVGRKRDQTRDADLLEAAIQVLAETGYDRMTMDMVAARAKAGKATMYRRWPSKSDLVLDAVAHMKRDQVDPGNLPDTGSLRGDLLALFKPKSVQESELKMKALSGLSSMLAQHQELADATNAVIVEPWTSVNRVLIQRAVDRGEFSGDVDIDTLSQVIPSMSAYRSVILRKPVDKPFLTAMIDNVLIPALTSPRRSSN, encoded by the coding sequence ATGAAGTCCCCGACTATAAACGAAGCCCCAAGCAAGGCGACCGACGGCGGTGTCGCATCCCGCGTCGGCAGGAAAAGGGACCAAACACGCGACGCGGACCTCCTCGAAGCCGCCATCCAGGTACTTGCCGAGACAGGCTACGACCGGATGACGATGGACATGGTCGCAGCACGAGCCAAGGCCGGAAAGGCGACCATGTACCGTCGCTGGCCGTCGAAGTCCGACCTCGTCCTGGACGCCGTCGCTCATATGAAGCGCGACCAGGTCGATCCCGGAAACCTGCCGGACACGGGGTCGCTGCGCGGCGATCTCCTGGCCTTGTTCAAGCCGAAATCGGTGCAGGAAAGCGAACTGAAAATGAAGGCACTCTCCGGGCTTTCGTCGATGCTCGCTCAGCACCAGGAGCTTGCCGACGCCACCAACGCCGTCATAGTCGAACCGTGGACGTCGGTGAACAGGGTGCTGATCCAGCGTGCCGTCGACCGCGGAGAGTTCTCCGGTGACGTCGACATCGACACGCTGTCCCAGGTGATCCCGTCAATGTCCGCGTATCGCAGCGTCATCCTGCGCAAGCCCGTCGACAAACCGTTCCTCACGGCGATGATCGACAATGTCCTCATCCCCGCACTTACCTCACCCCGACGCTCCTCCAACTAG
- a CDS encoding DUF1761 domain-containing protein, giving the protein MNTVLDHVSIPAVFVAAVAVMVLGFLWFAVAFKRRYAVVLGRVGQPDAMGPLFIVGPSICVFVTAFTIAYLMSAQRVASLREALGFGAVVGLGFLAATSMNMAINPNIPRPIAYGLLSSAYFFVSSVLISAVVYLVS; this is encoded by the coding sequence GTGAATACCGTACTCGACCACGTCAGCATCCCTGCCGTCTTCGTCGCCGCCGTAGCCGTCATGGTTCTCGGCTTCCTCTGGTTCGCCGTGGCGTTCAAGCGACGGTACGCCGTCGTTCTCGGACGTGTCGGCCAGCCCGACGCTATGGGGCCACTATTTATCGTCGGGCCTTCGATCTGCGTTTTCGTGACGGCGTTCACTATCGCCTACCTCATGAGCGCCCAGCGGGTCGCTAGCCTACGCGAAGCGCTTGGCTTCGGAGCGGTCGTCGGTCTCGGCTTTCTGGCGGCTACGTCGATGAACATGGCGATCAACCCGAACATTCCGCGGCCGATCGCCTACGGTCTCCTGAGCTCTGCGTATTTCTTTGTGTCAAGCGTCCTGATCAGCGCGGTCGTGTATCTCGTTTCCTGA
- a CDS encoding YdeI/OmpD-associated family protein has product MTEMKAGLPVLSFPDADALEAWLGFNPEAPGLWIKFAKKKADVLPTLDKSSALDVALCHGWIDGQAATYDEGHFLMRFTPRRARSLWSQVNRVHVDRLVSEGRMLPGGLAQVEAAKADGRWEAAYASPSRIGVPDDVAMALSVNGTAHAAFEALGRSKRYDLLLPIVTVKRPDTRARKIAALVAALAESATEGE; this is encoded by the coding sequence ATGACGGAGATGAAGGCCGGTCTGCCGGTTCTATCCTTCCCCGACGCCGACGCGCTGGAGGCATGGCTCGGTTTCAATCCTGAAGCGCCCGGCCTTTGGATCAAGTTCGCGAAGAAGAAGGCGGACGTGCTACCTACCTTGGACAAGAGCTCCGCCCTTGATGTCGCCTTGTGCCACGGGTGGATCGATGGTCAGGCGGCGACCTATGACGAAGGGCATTTCCTGATGCGCTTCACCCCGCGGAGGGCGAGGAGTCTCTGGTCGCAGGTGAACCGCGTGCACGTCGACAGGCTTGTCTCCGAGGGTAGGATGCTGCCTGGTGGCTTGGCGCAGGTGGAGGCTGCCAAAGCCGATGGCAGATGGGAAGCCGCATACGCGTCGCCGAGCAGGATCGGAGTTCCCGACGACGTGGCCATGGCGCTATCTGTGAATGGAACCGCACACGCCGCGTTCGAGGCGCTCGGCAGATCGAAGCGATACGATCTGCTGCTTCCAATCGTCACCGTGAAACGACCTGATACGCGGGCACGAAAGATCGCTGCGCTTGTCGCGGCTTTAGCGGAATCGGCAACTGAAGGCGAGTGA
- a CDS encoding metallophosphoesterase — protein sequence MFHLVFALPWLVVVLRYLQPLPWLWSVKVTVAVVLLIASQYHLFSRISSGSVFSPEFPRPLILAFNILFGALVLLAVFQIVTDLLFLGAAAVKGGLRPVPTPFRYAIGVLALTLSALGVSQAVRVPPVRDVEVEIYGLPEAFDGYRLVQLTDLHLSRLFPASWAEKVVEGTNALDADLIVITGDFIDGSVGDRTEDITPLAGLRARDGVYAIPGNHEYFFSYDTWMRHLATMNMKLLLNDHAVLERDKEAIVLAGVTDLSAAEHGAPPPDLTKALAGAPPDVPVVLLDHQPMMARRSASAGVSLQLSGHTHGGMIRGLDLLVAQANNGFVSGCYKIGAMTLYVSNGTGLWPGFALRLGVPSELTRITLRRSL from the coding sequence ATGTTCCATTTGGTTTTCGCCCTCCCATGGCTGGTCGTCGTCCTTCGCTACCTCCAGCCATTACCGTGGCTCTGGTCGGTGAAGGTAACGGTGGCGGTCGTTCTTCTGATCGCCTCGCAGTACCATCTATTCAGTCGGATCTCGTCCGGTTCGGTGTTCTCCCCCGAGTTCCCCCGGCCGCTGATCCTCGCTTTCAATATCCTCTTCGGCGCGCTGGTGCTGCTTGCCGTGTTCCAGATCGTGACGGATCTTCTCTTTCTCGGAGCGGCGGCCGTCAAGGGGGGACTCCGGCCGGTCCCTACGCCGTTTCGATACGCAATCGGCGTATTGGCGCTCACACTGTCGGCGCTGGGGGTCAGCCAGGCAGTTCGGGTTCCGCCCGTTAGGGATGTGGAAGTTGAAATTTACGGGTTGCCCGAAGCGTTCGACGGATATCGACTGGTGCAACTGACCGACCTGCATCTCAGCCGCCTCTTTCCAGCCTCTTGGGCGGAGAAGGTCGTTGAGGGGACGAATGCGCTGGACGCCGATCTGATCGTTATCACCGGCGACTTCATCGACGGCAGCGTGGGAGACCGGACGGAAGATATCACGCCGCTCGCCGGACTGCGTGCCAGAGATGGGGTCTACGCCATACCCGGCAACCACGAGTACTTCTTCAGCTATGACACCTGGATGCGCCATCTGGCCACCATGAACATGAAGTTGCTGTTGAATGATCATGCCGTACTGGAGCGAGACAAGGAGGCGATCGTCCTCGCCGGTGTCACGGACTTGTCGGCGGCCGAACACGGCGCACCGCCGCCGGACTTGACGAAGGCCCTTGCGGGTGCACCGCCCGACGTTCCGGTAGTCCTGCTCGATCACCAGCCCATGATGGCTCGGAGATCTGCATCGGCAGGTGTTTCTCTTCAGCTTTCAGGCCATACTCATGGTGGCATGATCCGCGGACTGGATCTTCTGGTGGCTCAAGCCAACAACGGCTTCGTTTCCGGCTGCTACAAGATCGGTGCCATGACGCTTTACGTAAGCAACGGGACCGGTCTCTGGCCGGGATTTGCGCTGAGGCTTGGTGTTCCTTCGGAGCTGACTAGGATCACGCTGCGACGCAGTCTGTGA
- a CDS encoding LysR family transcriptional regulator, whose protein sequence is MNLLDSMNLYLRIVERASFTAAANDLGVPRATATNAIKALERRLGVRLLQRTTRHVALTSEGEAYAQRCRALLADLESMEDEFATVSVKGHLRVDIHGNLFRQFLLPHLMGFTTDHPQLTLHVGDGDRLVDLVREGVDCVVRAGEPVESGMIVRRLALLDEITVASPQYLAKHGTPMCIPDLHTQSHRMIGFASSRTGTVLPLEFVEPQGVRLVTISSPVTVNSSDTSAALARMGFGLTQAPRFRFEQDLASGVLVEVLPNCPPTPTPVSVLYPSQRYVPRRLRVFIDWLALVFSQMKVVGEIAETPSSQGKSKAVGHQMVPAAGSPEVVSPRPTGLDASRPRGASGSAGSESISRHRRRST, encoded by the coding sequence ATGAACCTGCTGGACAGTATGAACCTCTACCTTCGGATTGTGGAGCGAGCGAGCTTCACTGCGGCAGCCAACGATCTCGGGGTTCCCAGGGCTACAGCCACGAACGCGATTAAGGCTTTAGAACGCCGTCTTGGCGTTCGGCTTCTTCAACGGACGACCCGGCACGTAGCTCTGACATCCGAGGGCGAGGCCTACGCTCAGAGATGCCGTGCACTCCTAGCCGATCTCGAAAGCATGGAGGACGAATTCGCGACGGTATCGGTCAAAGGTCATCTGCGCGTCGACATACATGGCAACCTCTTCCGTCAGTTTCTCCTGCCTCATCTGATGGGTTTCACAACGGACCACCCACAACTGACACTGCACGTCGGAGACGGTGACAGGCTCGTTGATCTCGTTCGGGAAGGCGTCGACTGCGTCGTGCGTGCCGGAGAGCCGGTCGAGAGTGGCATGATCGTCCGCCGCCTTGCCTTGTTGGATGAGATAACGGTCGCCAGCCCGCAATATCTCGCGAAGCATGGAACACCGATGTGCATCCCGGATCTGCATACGCAGAGTCACAGGATGATAGGGTTCGCTTCTTCGAGGACCGGCACCGTGCTCCCGCTGGAGTTCGTCGAACCCCAAGGGGTCCGCCTTGTAACGATTTCTTCACCGGTCACCGTTAACAGTTCAGATACAAGTGCGGCGCTGGCGCGAATGGGATTCGGCCTGACACAGGCACCGAGATTCCGGTTCGAACAGGATCTGGCATCGGGTGTGCTCGTTGAAGTTCTACCGAACTGCCCACCTACCCCGACGCCGGTATCAGTCTTGTACCCTAGCCAGCGATATGTCCCCCGGCGACTGCGGGTCTTCATAGACTGGCTTGCCTTAGTATTTTCGCAAATGAAGGTGGTCGGAGAGATCGCCGAAACGCCGTCGTCTCAAGGGAAGTCCAAGGCTGTCGGTCATCAAATGGTTCCGGCTGCTGGTTCCCCGGAGGTCGTGTCGCCTAGGCCAACAGGGCTCGACGCCAGCCGCCCTAGAGGGGCCTCGGGCAGTGCGGGATCGGAAAGCATCAGTCGACACCGCCGTCGGTCTACCTGA
- a CDS encoding SDR family oxidoreductase → MNFRDATILITGGNSGIGRGLAEALADLGAKIIITGRDKDRLDDVVQANPGMSAYELDVTSSLGINTFAAQVTTEHPELNAVIHNAGILAYESVLGGYDMETVEKVVLTNLIAPIGLTSALLPHLRAMPEAAIVTVSSGLAFVPLASASAYSASKAGMHSWSQSLRHELRSTNISVVEIAPPLVATELTPGQSRNPHAMPLDAFIEEAVGLLCADVTPEEVIVQRAIPQRTAERAGQFKKVFDLINPN, encoded by the coding sequence ATGAACTTTCGAGACGCAACCATCCTCATCACAGGCGGCAATTCGGGCATAGGCCGCGGACTCGCCGAAGCCCTCGCTGACTTAGGCGCAAAGATCATCATCACCGGGCGAGACAAGGATCGGCTAGACGATGTTGTCCAGGCGAACCCTGGTATGTCTGCCTACGAGCTCGACGTGACAAGCAGCTTGGGTATCAATACTTTTGCGGCGCAGGTCACGACTGAACACCCCGAACTCAACGCCGTCATCCACAACGCCGGCATCCTCGCTTACGAAAGCGTCCTCGGCGGATACGACATGGAGACCGTGGAGAAGGTGGTCCTGACCAACCTGATCGCGCCGATCGGGCTGACATCCGCCCTCCTTCCACACCTGCGCGCCATGCCGGAAGCTGCCATCGTCACTGTCTCGTCAGGTCTGGCCTTCGTACCGCTCGCCTCTGCGTCAGCCTACAGCGCGAGTAAGGCCGGTATGCACTCCTGGAGCCAGAGCCTTCGCCATGAGCTGCGCAGTACGAATATCTCTGTGGTCGAGATCGCGCCTCCGCTGGTGGCAACGGAACTCACGCCCGGCCAGTCGCGCAATCCGCACGCGATGCCGCTGGACGCGTTTATCGAAGAGGCCGTCGGCCTGCTATGCGCGGATGTGACCCCGGAAGAAGTGATCGTCCAGCGGGCAATTCCCCAGAGGACAGCCGAGCGGGCAGGACAGTTCAAGAAGGTGTTCGATCTGATTAACCCGAACTAA
- a CDS encoding SIS domain-containing protein, producing MSKSYLDEIAEQPAAIRGLGLLITPAMTAAVEAIRARIDAGEVRHIILTGMGGSLFSAYGTSLRLSHSLSVPVSLWDSSELIQQAPSVLRPGTLVIAISQSGESIELRRMAELDRGTSVKVAITNTPDNTLSRWADLKLATNVGPEQTVSTKTYTAGLVALYILERLLIGDTGTLAVEIDTLANAIEDLLSTLPGKMEETLAFLGHDMPLSFIGRGASYASAMMAALVTAEAAKASTQAFSGGQFRHGPLELVREGFRSVLFIGGGDATFDLNLKTVSDIARLGGRCLVVAPEHTAAALPHDQIALILPSVVEGLLPVLEILPIQLLMVPMASARGFEPAKFLNGSKVTVIE from the coding sequence ATGTCAAAATCCTATCTCGACGAAATCGCCGAACAGCCAGCGGCGATCCGCGGGCTCGGCCTGCTTATCACCCCTGCCATGACCGCCGCGGTAGAGGCGATCCGGGCCAGGATCGACGCAGGAGAAGTTCGACACATCATCCTGACTGGGATGGGCGGATCTCTGTTCAGCGCCTATGGCACCTCCCTCCGCCTAAGCCACTCGCTTTCGGTGCCGGTGTCGCTTTGGGATTCGTCTGAGCTCATCCAACAAGCGCCGTCCGTTCTGCGGCCCGGCACGCTCGTCATAGCCATTTCCCAATCCGGTGAAAGCATCGAACTCCGCCGGATGGCGGAACTTGATCGTGGCACGAGCGTCAAGGTCGCTATCACGAACACGCCCGACAACACGCTGTCGCGCTGGGCGGACCTGAAACTGGCGACCAACGTCGGCCCAGAACAAACCGTCTCGACGAAGACCTATACTGCAGGTCTCGTCGCCCTCTACATCCTTGAGCGATTGCTGATTGGCGATACAGGAACGCTGGCTGTCGAAATCGACACACTGGCCAATGCGATCGAAGACTTGCTATCCACCTTGCCCGGCAAAATGGAGGAGACTCTTGCCTTCCTCGGCCATGACATGCCGCTGTCCTTCATCGGGCGAGGCGCGAGCTATGCGAGCGCGATGATGGCCGCCCTCGTCACGGCCGAGGCTGCCAAGGCATCGACGCAAGCCTTTTCCGGAGGCCAGTTCCGTCATGGCCCATTGGAGCTCGTGCGTGAAGGCTTCCGTAGCGTATTGTTCATTGGCGGCGGGGATGCGACGTTCGACCTTAACTTGAAGACGGTCTCAGACATTGCCCGCCTCGGCGGCCGCTGCCTTGTAGTCGCGCCGGAGCATACGGCGGCCGCCCTTCCCCACGACCAGATCGCTTTGATCCTACCGAGCGTTGTCGAAGGCCTGCTGCCCGTCTTGGAGATCCTGCCGATCCAACTGCTGATGGTGCCTATGGCCAGCGCTCGCGGCTTCGAACCCGCGAAATTCCTTAACGGGTCGAAGGTTACCGTGATTGAGTAG